In the genome of Methanotorris formicicus Mc-S-70, the window GTCATTGATGCTCCAAATGAACTTGAATTAGAGGAAGCAATTGAAAAATACAAACCTGACTTTATGCTTACTGGGCTAAAAGAGAGATACTTATTCAGAAAATATGGGGTTCCAACAATTAACTCCCACAGTTATGAGCAAGGACCTTACGCATGCTTTAAAGGATTTGTTAACTTTGCAAGAGATATTTATAAGGCAGTATGCCATCCAATTTGGGATGTAATATATGAAGGAGAAAAGAAATTTGAGGAATTTAAAAAGAAGGAGTAAGTATTTCCAAACTTATTGCAAAAGAGGATTGGGAGAATCAAAATCCCCTATTATTTGGATGAAACCTTTTTAAAGGTTTCAAGGAGAAAAGAAATTTGAGGAATTTAAAAAGAAAGAATAAGTTTATCTTTTAAATTAAAATTTTTGAAATTAGGTGGTATCATGGGAATTACTTATGTTGAAAAACAAAGAGCAGGAACAATAAACCCTAACAAAACTTGTCAGCCAATTGGTGCAATGTGGGCTACCCTTGGAGTGCATAGAGGAATTCCATTCGTACAAGGTTCACAAGGATGCTGTACTTATGTTAGATATACATTCAACAGACACTTTAGAGAACCAGTTTCAATTGCAGTTGCTTCATTCCACGAAGATGCTGCAGTTTATGGTGGTATGAACAACTTAGTTGAAGGTTTGAGAAACTTAGTTGCAAGATACGATCCTGATTTAATTTCAGTTGTTACAACATGTTCATCAGAAACCATTGGGGATGACGTTGAGGCATTTATTAGGGCAGCAAGGAAAAAGATTGCAAAAGAATTTGGGGAGGAAAAGGCACAACTTCCAATAATTCCAGTTCACTGTCCATCATACCAATACAGCCATGTTAAAGGTTATGATAACGCTTCAAAGGCATACATGGAATACTTAGCAAAGAAGGATGAAGAGAAAGAACCACACAAAATAAACATCATCCCAGGATTCGGGGTTAACCCAGGAGATATCTTAGAAATAAAAAGAATATTGGATATGTTTGGTTTAAAAGAAGGTGAAGATTATTCAATATTATTCGATATCAGTGAAACGTTATATCAACCATTGAGAGAAAGAATAAAAGAAGTCCCATACTATCCAAAAGGTGGAACAAAAGTTGAAGAATTTGTAGATGCCGCAAATGGTAAGGCAACATTTGCACTCTGTAAACATGCTGGAGGAGCAGGGGCTCTTTACTTACAAAGAAAATTCAAAGTTCCTGCATTCTATGGATTACCAATAGGGATAAAAAATACAGATGATTTCGTAATAAATATAGCAAAGGTTACTGGGTTAGAGATTCCAGACAAGTTATTGGATGAAAGGGGTAAGTTGGTTGATGCTATCGTAGATACCATCCACTACACAATGGATAAAAAGGTTGGTATCTTTGGAGATCCTGACTTTGTTATAGCAGTTTCAAGATTTGCATGTGAAATTGGAATGAAACCAGTCGTTGTAAATACACAAACCCCATCCTCAACATACAAGAAATCAATGGAAGAAATAGCAAATGAACACAACGTAGATATTGAAGTTCAATTCTCTGACTTGTGGGACTTTGAAAAATCAGTAAAAAAGGTTGGTGTTGATTTACTCATTGGACACCCAAGAGGAGGAGTCAAGATAGCAGAAGATATGGGTATTGGATTGGTAAGAATGGGCTTCCCAATCTACGATAGAGTTGGCTATTTCAGATGGCCAATTGTTGGATACATGGGAAGTTTAAGATTCTTTGATGATATAGTCAATACAATATTAGATACAAAAGTTCCATGGGATCAAAAACAACAATAAATTCCACTTAATATTATTTTTTAATAGAAAGGTGGTAGAGATGTGTAGTTTTGGAATCGTGGAAAATGTTGCAATAACTCCTTCATTACAATTTGTTGATGTTGTTACACTTTCATTAGCAACTGCTATTGGATTGTCATTGGCAGTATTGGTAAGTAGGATGTTATCCAAAAGAGCATCGGACTATAAATTAAATTGTAAAATTTAAATATTATTTTAGATATAAATTAAAATGTTTTCATTTACACAACATGTCCTTTCTTCCTTCCAAATAACAAAATATGGAGGGGAGAAGGATGTTGGTAGAGTACAAGATGTACGATAGTAGGGGTAATGAGGTGAAAGATGGAGATTTCCACTGTATAGTTTTCTATATCAAAAAATCCAAACAGCCAACTGAAAATGATTTGATGGTCGAAGCGGTAAATGTAAAGAACATTCCTCTCTTGGTTGCAAAGTACGTTAGAGGTAAGTTAGATTACCCAGGATTTGGGGAGCCAGAGGAGGTAACCGACTTAGAGGTACTCAAAAACTACGGGGTTCCAGAGGATATTATAGCAACAATAAAAGAAACCTACAAAAAATATGGCATAGATTGGGTTTAAATTAAAAATGAGGTGATCATAATGTGCCAAGGAGATATTGGAATCTTTAGAGGTTTTGTATTTAAAAATGGATGTAAAATTCCATTAATAGAAATAAATGGGCATATATCAGAGATTCCTATTCCCATAACCGAGGATGTTAAATTTGGGGACAGAGTTATGATATACAATTCCTACAATTTTGAATATGAATTTGAACCTTTAGATTTGAAATCTAAATTATTTGGTGTTATTTCAACAATCAAAGAGAAATTAATTAGGTTAAGATTTGATTCTCATGCAATCTATCTTGGTGAATAAAATGGATGAAGTATTGGCTAAGGTGTATATAACAAAGAATGATGGTAGTAGGGAGAAGTTTGATTTTGATGTTGTAAGAGAGTCTTTAAGAAATGCAGGGGCAGATGGGGAGTTGGTTGAGGAAGTTATAAAGAGGATAGAAAATAGAATACACGACGAGATAACAACAAGGGAATTAAAAATGATGATTACAACAGTATTGAGGAGATTAAATAGAGAAGTTGCCAAACAATACGTCCAAAATCATTCATAAATTTTTATTTGCTTAATTAATTTGAGTTTAAGGGTCTTAAGTTTTAAAGTTTTACAGTTTTTATTCTTTTCGCTTATTTCATAGCAATTTCATCAACAATTACTCATTAAGTAATAATGTTTAATGATGAGGTTTCTTTTTTATGTGTTTTTAATCTCTTTTTCTTTTTATTTAATATTCATTATTATTACTTTTTCATGTTTTAATATATAACGTGAATACTACAAACGCAAATGTTTATATTTTACTTAATCTAAAAAATATAGAATAAATTGAGATTAGGAATAACAACCGAAGAATTTCGTCGATATGGAAATTACTTCAATATTTATCAATTCTTTATGTTTTTAATACTATAGTTTTTCTTTAATGTTGTGAAAATTTATCTTAAGTTTAGTTTGATTAATTAATTTAATCGAATAATACCATCTGTATAAGGTCTTGTTCTACAATCAGAATGATAACTTATAAAATTTAAAGATTGTTCTTAACTTTTAAAGTTTCTTAGGGCAGAAATCATATTATGTGATATGTATGGAAATTACGCCAAAAAATGCTAAAGGATTAATATCATCTAAAAATTATACAGATAGACTTAAACTAATAGATTTAATTAGTGAAATTAAAGATGAAAAAGAATTCAAAAAAATGATATGTTACTTAGCAGAATTACTTTACGACGACAATATGTTGGTAAAAATAAAAACAATGAATTTAATTAAAAATATTTTAAGCGAGAATTTGGGGATAATCCACTCTCCAGAATTTAAAAAATTAGTTGCTCATGTATATGTCCTTACATTTGTTCAAAATAAAATGGTACAGAACACACTGAAGTCGTTAATTGAGACTATACCGGAATATATGGTAGAAGAAATTATTGTTGAATTATCCTACCAACTTTATTCAAAAAATGGTCTTAGAAAGATATTGGCACTGATAAAGTTATTTGCAATTTCTTGGCACCATCCAAAATATCTAAAAGATAAATTACCTCATCTTTTACACCTACTAACAAATAACAAACTTAGAATAATACAAATGTTTATAATCCTAATTATTGAAAAATTTAGGGATGATGATAAAACTACAACAGTTTTACATAAGGTTCTAAAATATATTCCAATAAATATTGATGGATTCAGGACTGAGGAGGATGTACATCAAATAGTAAAAATTTATTTCGATTTTGAACATATAGGAAGGGAAGAGATTGAAGAATCTTTAAAATATTTGGATGATGGAGATATTGTATTGGAAATATTGTCATTGGGTGTGATAGAACGTAATGTGGGTATGTTATTTGAGATATTTGATAAAAAGAAGTTTGATGAATTTATAAATAAAATTTTGGATATGTTATGTAGTAGATATGCAGTTATACAAATACTCTCTTATCTAATACTCTCAAAAATAATAACTTACGATAACATAGACACCTATTTGGATAAAGATTTAAAAAATAAATACCTATCAATAATTTTTGATATGGGGGAGAAATTTCTGA includes:
- a CDS encoding nitrogenase component 1, producing MGITYVEKQRAGTINPNKTCQPIGAMWATLGVHRGIPFVQGSQGCCTYVRYTFNRHFREPVSIAVASFHEDAAVYGGMNNLVEGLRNLVARYDPDLISVVTTCSSETIGDDVEAFIRAARKKIAKEFGEEKAQLPIIPVHCPSYQYSHVKGYDNASKAYMEYLAKKDEEKEPHKINIIPGFGVNPGDILEIKRILDMFGLKEGEDYSILFDISETLYQPLRERIKEVPYYPKGGTKVEEFVDAANGKATFALCKHAGGAGALYLQRKFKVPAFYGLPIGIKNTDDFVINIAKVTGLEIPDKLLDERGKLVDAIVDTIHYTMDKKVGIFGDPDFVIAVSRFACEIGMKPVVVNTQTPSSTYKKSMEEIANEHNVDIEVQFSDLWDFEKSVKKVGVDLLIGHPRGGVKIAEDMGIGLVRMGFPIYDRVGYFRWPIVGYMGSLRFFDDIVNTILDTKVPWDQKQQ
- a CDS encoding ATP cone domain-containing protein, yielding MDEVLAKVYITKNDGSREKFDFDVVRESLRNAGADGELVEEVIKRIENRIHDEITTRELKMMITTVLRRLNREVAKQYVQNHS